The following DNA comes from Brassica oleracea var. oleracea cultivar TO1000 chromosome C5, BOL, whole genome shotgun sequence.
ATGATTTATAAAAATGTTTATGGTACACTGACTTAGCACAGTAGTTGAGGATTTTATGATTTATAGCTCTAGCCTCTAAAAAAGGTTCAAATCCACTTGTCCCCTCTCACGGAAAATTACTATTGATGTAAAAATTAACCGATTTTCTCTATAGATATTCGGTTGAAACAAGTCATGGACTGTAAATTATTATTCCCTTTTTATACCGATGAATAGGTTGAAACAAGACATATAAGCAAATGTAATGTGAGATGGTGTGCCCGTAAAAAAAGATTTACTTATCTTACAACATTTATTACGGTTCGCTTTGAGCTTATATTACATACTACCAATTTACTCTCAGTACTCTCCCTTGTAATGTTGATCGAAAAGAGTATTCATATTTCTTGATTGTAAATGCTTAACTCTGCATGTGTTTCCTTGTAACGTTGGGTGAGATATGTCGAACATTTGATCGCTGGATATCTATACAAGCATCAAAATCATTTATAAACATTTGTTTACCACTCAAACGCCTCAGTAACACAAAGATAGTCTTACTTGGGAACGTTGCTTTCGGACTTGCAAGTTGGGAGACACTCCACCAGACATTCATGATTTGGTTCCACGAAAAACGGAATCTGCATTCAGAAAACATAGGATGCAACGTCGATGTTATACGCTAGACCTGGTTCTGAACATGTCATAAGCATGCATTGAAGCATAAGGCCCTATAGCCATCACGTCCACAAAGATTGTAGTGATCAGACACAGGTGGATTAGTAAGAGCCTTACAGAATATCGTTCCTGACCGTTCCCAAGAACCCGATGTAACGTGGATCTGTACAGTCGAAATGAATGTAAGAAAAGCACCAACTAGAAAATACGACTCACAAATCACAATCAATAGTTGATTAGAAGTATTACTTGAAAAAGCCATTGCTCCAACGTTCCAGCATATCGCCAAGATTCACTATATATGCGCTGTAGACAAAAAAAATAAAGATATCCACCAAACTGACAAATACTGATCGCATGCTCAGACAGGAAAACATGTAATTAGCCAAACAGTCTTAAGCTAATAATATATCATTCATTCATGACATGGTTAATGGATGATGGACCCAATGAAGACTATAAACAGAGTTCTTAGTTACCCTTTAATCGCCGGTACATATTCCCACTTCTGAGGCTTGGCGTTCTTATCTTTGCATATCTGTCATCAAGTTTCGTGTCAAAAGGTATAAGGATAGGAAAAAAAAACTGTGATGCTTTTAGTACCTGGAGGCCCATTACACCATCAGTGGCTAATAGAGTCATCATTCCGTAATCAGTATGTGCTCCACAAGCATATATTCCTTTCGATGGATCAGAAACCCCTAAAGATAACAAAAGGAGCAAAAAGGTTAGTGACATACGAAGCTTAAGAAAACACAATCCGCTATAATGTTCATAATAAAATAAATGACCTTCATAATGCAGTAATCGCATAGTTGCAATAGGCTTTCCAAGCATCTCCCAGGTATCAAAGTAATTTGCATCCAAATCAAGTGCCAACGCCAGTAATCTTCCAATATCCTTAGAAACCCTCCTGATATACAAAACGAAACTTTTGGTGATTGTCAAGAACAGAGATGAAACATAACACAACTAATCCTGTCGAATCAGAAATTCTAAACCACAGACGAGGACTTACAATGCTTCTTGGTGATATTTCTCCATGGTTTCTCGCCACCGAGGCAATACATCTAAGCAAAGAATCAACGAAAGTTTATTCAAATAAAGTGCAATTAACAAAGACAAAACAAAGGAGAAAAACACTAACCAGAATCAGGCCAAGGGTTGGGGCCATAGAATGGTTTATCATAATCAGGATCATCTTTAGGAACTTCAATTCCAATGTAATAACCC
Coding sequences within:
- the LOC106343146 gene encoding probable 2-oxoglutarate-dependent dioxygenase At3g49630, with the protein product MENHTKEELQDPTMQVSSLNCIDLANDDLHRSVVSLKQACLDCGFFYVINHGINEEFMDDVFDQSKKFFALPLEEKMKVLRNEKHRGYTPVLDEILDPENQVNGDHKEGYYIGIEVPKDDPDYDKPFYGPNPWPDSDVLPRWRETMEKYHQEALRVSKDIGRLLALALDLDANYFDTWEMLGKPIATMRLLHYEGVSDPSKGIYACGAHTDYGMMTLLATDGVMGLQICKDKNAKPQKWEYVPAIKGAYIVNLGDMLERWSNGFFKSTLHRVLGNGQERYSIPFFVEPNHECLVECLPTCKSESNVPKYPAIKCSTYLTQRYKETHAELSIYNQEI